From the Kitasatospora viridis genome, one window contains:
- a CDS encoding alpha/beta hydrolase — MPQPAALLRTVTALATAGLLLAGCSGARPAGSPAGHGLPSSDGRAAAAPAPVPLQPLPTEVPAALAGYYRQPLSWQPCDNGFQCAGFKVPLDYDHPASGDLTLGAVRRPADGAGGQQRLGSLLLNPGGPGGSAVEYVEAVAGGYQPVVRAAYDLVGVDPRGVGRSSPVNCLSGDRMDAYTAVATTPRDQGGIDRLVAADREFAAGCQARSGPVLGHVSTVEAARDMDVLRALLGDQRLNYVGKSYGTLLGATYAGLFPSRVGRMVLDGAMDPSMDAVTGNRTQAAGFETAWAAFVKDCQTRSDCPLGSTEQQAGQHLDALIGSVGRQPLPGLGTRQLTESQAVTGVLEAMYAEFLWPQLRTALAAAQNGDGGPLLRLSDSYYERSADGSYPNLMFANMAVNCLDLPPAFSTPDQVTAALPQFRQASPHFGTDMAWMALSCAYWPIRATGVPHTVRAAGAAPIVVVGTTRDPATPYAWAQALAGQLESGHLVTYDGDGHTAYGRHNDCVDSAVNHYLVEDQLPAAGLRCAK, encoded by the coding sequence ATGCCGCAGCCCGCCGCGCTGTTGAGGACGGTCACCGCGCTCGCCACCGCCGGTCTGCTGCTGGCCGGCTGTTCCGGCGCCCGGCCGGCCGGGTCCCCGGCGGGGCACGGCCTGCCCTCCTCGGACGGCCGTGCGGCCGCCGCGCCCGCCCCGGTGCCGCTGCAGCCGCTGCCCACCGAGGTGCCGGCCGCGCTGGCCGGCTACTACCGGCAGCCGCTCTCCTGGCAGCCCTGCGACAACGGCTTCCAGTGCGCCGGCTTCAAGGTGCCGCTGGACTACGACCACCCGGCATCGGGCGACCTGACGCTGGGTGCGGTGCGCCGCCCGGCGGACGGTGCGGGCGGGCAGCAGCGGCTCGGTTCGCTGCTGCTCAACCCGGGCGGTCCCGGCGGGTCGGCGGTGGAGTACGTGGAGGCGGTGGCCGGCGGCTACCAGCCGGTGGTCCGGGCCGCCTACGACCTGGTGGGCGTCGACCCGCGCGGGGTCGGCCGCAGTTCCCCGGTGAACTGCCTGAGCGGCGACCGGATGGACGCCTACACGGCGGTGGCCACCACCCCGCGCGACCAGGGCGGGATCGACCGCCTGGTGGCCGCCGACCGGGAGTTCGCGGCCGGCTGCCAGGCCCGCTCGGGTCCGGTGCTGGGCCACGTCAGCACGGTGGAGGCGGCCCGTGACATGGACGTGCTGCGGGCGCTGCTGGGCGACCAGCGGCTGAACTACGTCGGCAAGTCCTACGGCACCCTGCTCGGCGCGACCTACGCCGGCCTCTTCCCGTCCCGGGTCGGCCGGATGGTGCTGGACGGTGCGATGGACCCGTCGATGGACGCGGTGACCGGCAACCGCACCCAGGCGGCCGGCTTCGAGACCGCCTGGGCCGCCTTCGTGAAGGATTGCCAGACCCGCTCGGACTGCCCGCTGGGCAGCACCGAGCAGCAGGCCGGCCAGCACCTGGACGCGCTGATCGGCTCGGTCGGCCGGCAGCCGCTGCCCGGCCTGGGGACCCGTCAGCTGACGGAGTCCCAGGCGGTCACCGGGGTGCTGGAGGCGATGTACGCGGAGTTCCTCTGGCCGCAGCTGCGCACCGCGCTCGCGGCGGCGCAGAACGGCGACGGCGGCCCGCTGCTGCGGCTCTCCGATTCGTACTACGAACGCTCGGCGGACGGCAGCTACCCGAACCTGATGTTCGCCAACATGGCGGTCAACTGCCTGGACCTGCCGCCGGCCTTCAGCACGCCGGACCAGGTGACCGCGGCGCTGCCGCAGTTCCGCCAGGCCTCGCCGCACTTCGGCACCGACATGGCCTGGATGGCGCTGTCCTGCGCCTACTGGCCGATCCGTGCGACCGGCGTGCCGCACACCGTTCGCGCCGCCGGGGCCGCGCCGATCGTGGTGGTGGGCACCACCCGGGACCCGGCCACCCCGTACGCCTGGGCGCAGGCGCTGGCCGGGCAGTTGGAGTCGGGGCACCTGGTGACCTACGACGGGGACGGCCACACCGCGTACGGCCGGCACAACGACTGCGTGGACTCGGCGGTCAACCACTACCTGGTCGAGGACCAGCTGCCGGCGGCGGGGCTGCGTTGCGCGAAGTGA
- a CDS encoding TetR/AcrR family transcriptional regulator, translating into MPPARGDHSARRRDVSAAVWRVLAERGFGALTLRAVAAEMGASTGLLTHYFPNKQALLRTALEVLDEVSAGRPRRTPPAEGLATVRTMLLDVLPLDADATARNRIWVGSWDVALADPELAAEHAERYRASRARLAEHVATAQRRGELPADRPAADLAAAAQSFALGLVVQALFAPEEFPPERQVRLLDDWLIALAVDRAPTDG; encoded by the coding sequence ATGCCCCCAGCCCGTGGAGACCATTCCGCCCGCCGCCGCGACGTCTCGGCCGCCGTCTGGCGGGTGCTGGCCGAGCGCGGCTTCGGCGCGCTCACCCTGCGCGCCGTGGCCGCCGAGATGGGCGCCTCGACCGGCCTGCTCACCCACTACTTCCCGAACAAGCAGGCCCTGCTGCGCACCGCGCTGGAGGTGCTGGACGAGGTGTCCGCGGGCCGCCCGCGCCGCACACCACCGGCCGAGGGCCTGGCCACCGTGCGGACCATGCTGCTCGACGTGCTGCCGCTGGACGCCGACGCCACCGCCCGCAACCGGATCTGGGTCGGCTCCTGGGACGTCGCGCTGGCCGACCCCGAGCTGGCCGCCGAGCACGCCGAGCGCTACCGCGCCTCCCGGGCCCGGCTCGCCGAACACGTCGCGACCGCCCAGCGGCGCGGCGAGCTGCCCGCCGACCGGCCGGCCGCCGACCTCGCGGCGGCGGCCCAGTCGTTCGCGCTCGGCCTGGTGGTGCAGGCGCTCTTCGCGCCCGAGGAGTTCCCGCCGGAGCGTCAGGTCCGGTTGCTGGACGACTGGCTGATCGCCCTCGCGGTCGACCGGGCACCCACTGACGGGTAG
- a CDS encoding GNAT family N-acetyltransferase, producing MFAVPLTAPGSELRPLEPHHAVEYLAHIGRARENVDRFVPWAAGAADLDSARAQLQAYADKQAADTGRLFGIWLDGTLVGGVMFVGFDTSLGNCELGCWLEPAAQGRGLVTGGVRVLLEYALVERGLSRAEWYCGTDNARSRAVAQRVGMTLEGVQRSSFPHGGVRRDMEVWAVLADEWAAPQA from the coding sequence GTGTTCGCCGTACCGCTCACCGCCCCCGGATCCGAACTGCGCCCGCTGGAGCCGCACCACGCTGTCGAGTACCTGGCGCACATCGGCCGCGCCCGGGAGAACGTGGACCGGTTCGTGCCCTGGGCCGCCGGAGCCGCCGACCTCGACTCGGCCCGCGCACAACTCCAGGCCTACGCCGACAAGCAGGCGGCCGACACCGGGCGGCTGTTCGGCATCTGGCTGGACGGCACCCTGGTGGGCGGAGTGATGTTCGTGGGCTTCGACACCAGTCTCGGCAACTGCGAACTGGGCTGCTGGCTGGAGCCGGCCGCACAGGGGCGCGGCCTGGTCACCGGCGGGGTGCGGGTGCTGCTGGAGTACGCGCTGGTGGAGCGCGGGCTGTCGCGCGCCGAGTGGTACTGCGGCACCGACAACGCGCGCAGCCGGGCCGTGGCGCAGCGGGTCGGGATGACCCTGGAGGGCGTCCAGCGCTCCTCCTTCCCGCACGGCGGGGTGCGGCGGGACATGGAGGTGTGGGCCGTGCTGGCCGACGAATGGGCGGCCCCGCAGGCCTGA
- a CDS encoding putative quinol monooxygenase, with translation MYQVAVAFEVQADRREDFIAAVLEDGRRSTADEPGTIRFELVEDDERPNRFYLNEAYEDEAAFIAHCEGGNFQRFFETVQGYAQGPSWLLRGSRITER, from the coding sequence ATGTACCAGGTCGCTGTGGCTTTCGAGGTCCAGGCCGACCGGCGGGAGGACTTCATCGCCGCCGTACTGGAGGACGGCCGCCGGTCCACCGCCGACGAGCCGGGCACCATCCGGTTCGAGCTGGTCGAGGACGACGAGCGGCCCAACCGCTTCTACCTGAACGAGGCCTACGAGGACGAGGCCGCCTTCATCGCGCACTGCGAGGGTGGGAACTTCCAGCGCTTCTTCGAGACCGTGCAGGGCTACGCCCAGGGGCCGTCCTGGCTGCTGCGCGGCAGCCGGATCACCGAGCGGTAG